A genome region from Neisseria meningitidis includes the following:
- the nuoG gene encoding NADH-quinone oxidoreductase subunit NuoG, with product MLQIEIDGKQVSVEQGATVIEAAHKLGTYIPHFCYHKKLSIAANCRMCLVDVEKAPKPLPACATPVTDGMIVRTHSAKAREAQEGVMEFLLINHPLDCPTCDQGGECQLQDLAVGYGKTTSRYTEEKRSVVGKDMGPLVSAEEMSRCIHCTRCVRFTEEIAGLQEIAMVNRGEHSEIMPFIGKTVETELSGNVIDLCPVGALTSKPFRFNARTWELNRRKSVSAHDALGSNLIVQTKDHTVRRVLPLENEAINECWLSDRDRFAYEGLYHESRLKNPKIKQGGEWMDVDWKTALEYVRSAIECIAKDGNQNQVGIWANPMNTVEELYLAKKLADGLGVKNFATRLRQQDKRLSDGIKGAQWLGQSIESLADNDAVLVVGANLRKEQPLLTARLRRAAKDRMALSVLAGSKEELFMPLLSQEAAHPDEWAGRLKNLSANAEHAVTASLKNAEKAAVILGAEVQNHPDYAAIYAAVQELADATGAVLGILPQAANSVGADVLGVNSGESVAEMANAPKQAVLLLNVEPEIDTVDGAKAVAALKQAKSVMAFTPFVSETLLDVCDVLLPIAPFTETSGSFINMEGRLQSFHGVVQGFGDSRPMWKVLRVLGNLFDLKGFEYHDTVAILKDALDAESLPSKLNNRAASTQKDFQTASSRLVRVGGVGIYHTDAIVRRSAPLQETSHAAVPAARVNPNTLARLGLQDGQTAVAKQNGASVSVAVKADAGLPENVVHLPLHTENAALGALMDTIELAGA from the coding sequence ATGTTACAAATCGAAATCGACGGCAAACAAGTATCTGTGGAGCAGGGCGCGACGGTAATTGAAGCCGCGCACAAGCTCGGTACTTATATTCCGCATTTCTGTTACCACAAAAAGCTCTCTATTGCCGCCAACTGCCGTATGTGTCTGGTGGACGTGGAAAAAGCCCCCAAACCCCTGCCCGCCTGTGCCACGCCGGTTACAGACGGCATGATTGTGCGTACGCATTCGGCAAAAGCCCGAGAGGCGCAAGAAGGCGTGATGGAGTTCCTGCTCATCAACCATCCGCTTGATTGTCCGACCTGCGACCAGGGCGGCGAATGCCAGTTGCAGGATTTGGCGGTGGGCTACGGAAAAACCACCAGCCGCTACACCGAAGAAAAACGTTCCGTCGTCGGCAAAGACATGGGGCCTTTGGTTTCCGCCGAGGAAATGAGCCGCTGTATCCACTGCACCCGCTGCGTTCGTTTCACTGAAGAAATCGCCGGTTTGCAAGAAATTGCGATGGTGAATCGCGGCGAACACTCCGAAATCATGCCCTTTATCGGCAAAACGGTGGAAACCGAGCTGTCGGGCAACGTCATCGATTTGTGTCCTGTCGGCGCATTGACCAGCAAACCGTTCCGCTTCAACGCGCGTACTTGGGAATTGAACCGCCGCAAATCTGTTTCCGCCCACGATGCTTTGGGCAGCAACCTGATTGTACAAACCAAAGACCATACCGTCCGCCGCGTGTTGCCGCTGGAAAACGAAGCGATTAACGAATGCTGGCTGTCCGACCGCGACCGTTTTGCCTACGAAGGCCTGTATCACGAAAGCCGTCTGAAAAACCCGAAAATCAAACAGGGCGGCGAGTGGATGGACGTGGATTGGAAAACCGCATTGGAATATGTCCGCAGCGCGATTGAATGTATCGCCAAAGACGGCAACCAAAACCAAGTCGGCATTTGGGCGAACCCGATGAATACGGTTGAAGAGCTGTATCTGGCCAAAAAACTTGCCGACGGCTTGGGTGTTAAAAACTTTGCAACCCGTTTGCGTCAACAAGACAAACGTCTTTCAGACGGCATTAAGGGTGCGCAATGGTTGGGACAAAGCATTGAATCTTTGGCTGACAACGATGCCGTATTGGTAGTCGGCGCGAACTTGCGCAAAGAACAGCCGCTCCTGACCGCCCGCCTGCGCCGCGCCGCCAAAGACCGTATGGCATTGAGCGTATTGGCCGGCAGCAAGGAAGAATTGTTTATGCCGCTTCTCTCTCAGGAAGCCGCACATCCCGACGAGTGGGCAGGCCGTCTGAAAAACTTGTCTGCCAATGCGGAACACGCCGTTACCGCCAGCCTGAAAAACGCTGAAAAAGCAGCGGTGATTTTGGGCGCGGAAGTGCAAAACCATCCTGATTACGCCGCGATTTATGCCGCCGTTCAAGAGCTGGCAGATGCGACCGGCGCAGTGCTGGGTATTTTGCCGCAAGCCGCCAACAGCGTTGGTGCGGATGTCTTGGGCGTGAACTCGGGCGAGAGCGTTGCCGAAATGGCAAACGCGCCGAAACAGGCAGTCTTGCTGCTCAACGTCGAGCCTGAAATCGATACGGTTGACGGTGCAAAAGCCGTGGCTGCGTTGAAACAAGCGAAAAGCGTGATGGCGTTTACGCCGTTTGTCAGCGAAACGCTGCTGGACGTGTGCGACGTATTGTTGCCGATTGCGCCGTTTACCGAAACCTCGGGCAGCTTCATCAATATGGAAGGCCGTCTGCAATCTTTCCACGGCGTGGTACAAGGCTTCGGCGATTCGCGTCCGATGTGGAAAGTGTTGCGCGTATTGGGCAACCTGTTTGACCTGAAAGGTTTTGAATACCACGATACCGTCGCGATTCTGAAAGACGCGCTGGATGCGGAAAGCCTGCCGTCCAAACTGAACAACCGCGCCGCTTCGACTCAAAAAGATTTTCAGACGGCATCAAGCCGCCTCGTGCGCGTGGGCGGAGTGGGCATCTATCACACCGATGCTATCGTGCGCCGTTCCGCACCGTTGCAAGAAACCAGCCATGCCGCCGTGCCTGCTGCGCGTGTAAATCCAAATACATTGGCACGCTTGGGCCTGCAAGACGGACAAACCGCTGTCGCCAAACAAAACGGCGCAAGCGTATCGGTTGCCGTCAAAGCCGATGCCGGTTTGCCTGAAAACGTGGTGCATTTGCCGCTGCATACCGAAAATGCCGCGCTGGGTGCGTTGATGGACACTATTGAACTGGCGGGAGCTTGA